A region from the Coffea eugenioides isolate CCC68of chromosome 9, Ceug_1.0, whole genome shotgun sequence genome encodes:
- the LOC113782474 gene encoding probable beta-D-xylosidase 5 produces MAKLSFISILALALCCLSSAKAREIHTTESPIDDSPFNLTTSYSYVCHPSRFSELGLDIKKYAYCDSSLPYHIRVKDLIDRMTLEEKVQQIGDTAKGVPRIGLPRYEWWSEALHGVSNVGQQGSKASFFDDVVPGATSFPMVILTAASFNETLWKTIGQVVSTEARAMHNVGHAGLSFWSPNINVVRDPRWGRALETPGEDPFVVGRYAANYVRGLQDVEGTENVTDLNSRPLKVAACCKHYAAYDVDNWLGVVRESFDARVREQDMIETFVKPFEMCVKEGDVTSVMCSYNRINGIPACADRRLLKDTIRGEWDLHGYIVSDCDSIEVMRDRHKWLNDDAEDAVSQALKAGLDLDCGSFYSDYGANAVTQGKVREADIDEALRNLYFVLMRLGFFDGSPKFDNLSKDHICSQDHINLAIQAAREGIVLLKNDNQTLPLDSQKIKTIAVVGPHANATDAMIGNYAGVPCRFTAPIDGFQQYGKVTYATGCQGVVCKNDTMIYPAVRAALNADASVIVAGLDLSIEAESLDREDLLLPGYQTELINQVATRSKGPVILVIMSAGGVDITFAKNHPNISAILWAGYPGEEGGHGIADVVFGAYNPGGRLPLTWHKNEYVDMLPMTSMPLRPIDSLGYPGRTYKFFNGSTVYPFGYGLSYTTFNYSLAATKRSLDIKLNKYQHCRQINYTDAAFQPSCAGVLIDDLESCDNQNVEFSVEVKNTGERDGSETILIYWSPPSEIRDAQIKELVAFNKVFVQAGQSAKVKFNLNACKSLRYVDYKGYSLLASGRHTIAVGDNILSFPLSINYEVSE; encoded by the exons ATGGCAAAACTTAGCTTCATTTCCATTCTAGCTTTAGCATTATGTTGTCTGTCCTCTGCAAAAGCTAGGGAAATTCATACAACAGAATCACCCATTGATGATTCTCCATTCAATCTTACCACTAGCTACAGCTATGTTTGTCATCCATCAAGGTTTTCTGAGCTTGGTTTGGACATCAAGAAATATGCTTATTGTGATTCGTCACTTCCATACCATATTAGGGTCAAGGATTTGATTGATAGGATGACCTTGGAAGAAAAAGTGCAACAAATTGGTGACACTGCCAAGGGAGTCCCTAGAATTGGTCTGCCCAGATACGAGTGGTGGTCGGAGGCATTGCATGGTGTGTCCAACGTCGGCCAACAAGGAAGTAAAGCATCATTTTTTGATGATGTTGTTCCTGGTGCTACTAGTTTCCCCATGGTCATCCTCACCGCTGCATCTTTCAATGAGACACTATGGAAAACAATTGGTCAG GTTGTCTCTACTGAAGCAAGAGCGATGCACAACGTAGGCCATGCAGGACTATCGTTTTGGAGTCCAAATATCAATGTTGTGAGGGACCCTCGTTGGGGGAGGGCTTTGGAGACGCCTGGGGAAGATCCATTTGTCGTAGGGAGATATGCTGCTAATTATGTGAGAGGGTTGCAGGATGTTGAGGGAACTGAAAACGTCACAGACTTGAACAGTAGACCCCTAAAAGTTGCTGCCTGTTGCAAGCATTATGCAGCATATGATGTCGATAATTGGCTTGGAGTTGTCCGCGAATCCTTTGATGCTAGA GTGAGAGAGCAAGATATGATAGAGACTTTTGTGAAACCGTTTGAGATGTGTGTTAAGGAGGGTGATGTGACAAGTGTGATGTGCTCTTACAATCGTATCAATGGCATTCCGGCCTGTGCAGACCGAAGACTTCTAAAAGACACCATTCGAGGAGAGTGGGATCTCCAtgg GTACATTGTTTCTGATTGTGATTCTATTGAAGTTATGCGTGACCGTCATAAATGGCTTAATGATGATGCAGAAGATGCAGTTTCTCAAGCATTAAAAGCTG GTTTGGATCTAGACTGTGGAAGCTTTTACTCAGACTATGGTGCAAACGCTGTAACCCAAGGGAAAGTGAGGGAGGCAGACATTGACGAGGCCTTAAGAAACCTCTATTTTGTTCTCATGAGACTTGGGTTCTTTGATGGTAGCCCAAAGTTTGACAATCTTAGCAAGGATCATATCTGTTCCCAAGACCATATCAATTTAGCTATTCAAGCTGCAAGAGAAGGCATTGTTCTTCTAAAGAATGATAACCAAACTTTGCCACTGGACTcgcaaaaaattaaaactattgCCGTGGTTGGGCCACATGCGAATGCTACTGATGCCATGATTGGCAACTATGCAG GTGTTCCATGTAGATTCACTGCACCAATTGATGGATTCCAGCAATATGGGAAAGTCACATATGCAACAGGGTGTCAAGGTGTTGTTTGCAAAAATGATACCATGATCTACCCAGCCGTGCGTGCAGCACTAAATGCAGATGCCTCCGTAATCGTGGCAGGGTTAGATTTATCTATCGAGGCTGAGAGTCTGGATAGGGAAGATCTCCTCTTACCTGGTTACCAAACTGAACTAATAAATCAAGTTGCTACCCGCTCCAAGGGTCCAGTCATTCTTGTAATCATGTCTGCTGGTGGTGTCGACATCACATTTGCCAAGAACCACCCAAATATTAGTGCAATTCTTTGGGCTGGATATCCTGGTGAGGAAGGTGGCCATGGCATTGCAGATGTTGTTTTTGGGGCATATAACCCtg GAGGAAGATTACCTCTTACATGGCATAAGAATGAGTATGTTGACATGTTACCCATGACATCTATGCCATTAAGGCCAATTGACAGCTTAGGCTATCCAGGCAGAACGTATAAATTTTTCAACGGTTCTACTGTATATCCATTTGGATATGGTTTAAGTTATACTACATTCAACTACTCATTGGCTGCCACAAAGAGATCACTTGATATCAAGCTGAACAAGTATCAACACTGCCGTCAAATCAATTACACTGATGCTGCTTTCCAGCCTTCTTGTGCGGGTGTGTTAATTGATGATCTTGAGTCATGTGACAATCAAAATGTTGAATTCAGTGTTGAGGTGAAAAACACTGGGGAAAGAGATGGAAGTGAgacaattttgatttattggagTCCTCCATCAGAGATTAGAGATGCCCAAATTAAAGAGTTAGTTGCATTCAACAAAGTTTTTGTTCAAGCTGGACAGAGTGCCAAAGTTAAATTCAACTTGAATGCTTGCAAGAGTTTGCGGTATGTTGACTACAAAGGTTACAGCCTTTTGGCATCTGGTCGACACACTATTGCTGTTGGAGACAACATTTTATCGTTTCCTCTTAGTATAAATTATGAAGTTTCTGAGTAA
- the LOC113782475 gene encoding uncharacterized protein LOC113782475 produces the protein MADDIQEAQRQEAVGRKERIAAKSRGLRAGFLFDRTLRSMLRCELYYARARLTCALVIEEGFWRQKARVKWLLDGDRSSKYFHSLVTEKRRRAVIHRVRKTNGKWIEGEPQIGDTAVRFFQELFTAEGSSTSNAILETIPKLVTDKDNSLLTEIPSLTEVKTIVFAMDGKSAAGRMGSQGNSLPSHGRWWPRMCTGQLRHIADNFLLAQELLTDIKKSNRGGNVVIKLDIMKTYDRVSWSFLLQVLWHFGFSETWIDMIWRLISNVWFSVLVNGAPQGFFRSSRGLRQGDPISAALFVIGVEVLSRALNSLVTQRGFTPFRVPPQCPVVSHLAFADDVIIFPSGGRSSLKLVKRVLDDYSVASGQRVNPQKSCFLTHPWTPSQRAAVVGQVYYADTYNAVAARILSWKNQSLSAGGRLVLIKRVLSSMPIHLLAAASPLKGILLALEKLFINFLWGHRIRVTNSIGCDGWICVGRGKRRVLACGGCKRSSTLFPLNSGGNFSKNSHYGQSLCRRNIVQGSTFV, from the exons ATGGCTGATGACATACAGGAAGCTCAGCGACAG GAGGCCGTGGGTCGTAAGGAGAGAATTGCTGCAAAGTCGCGAGGTCTTCGTGCTGGCTTCCTGTTTGACAGAACTCTAAGATCTATG CTGCGGTGCGAGCTATATTATGCTCGAGCTCGGTTGACGTGCGCGCTGGTCATTGAGGAGGGCTTTTGGAGGCAAAAGGCGCGGGTGAAGTGGCTTTTGGACGGAGACAGGAGCTCCAAGTACTTTCACTCATTGGTAACAGAAAAGAGACGTAGAGCGGTGATTCATCGGGTTAGAAAGACGAATGGAAAGTGGATCGAGGGGGAGCCTCAGATTGGTGATACTGCCGTGAGGTTCTTCCAGGAACTTTTCACGGCAGAGGGGAGCTCAACATCCAATGCCATTCTGGAGACCATTCCGAAACTTGTCACTGACAAGGATAACTCACTGTTAACGGAGATTCCTTCTCTTACAGAAGTCAAGACTATAGTCTTTGCCATGGATGGGAAGAGCGCTGCGGGCCGGATGGGTTCACAGGGAAATTCTTTACCTTCGCATGGGAGGTGGTGGCCTCGGATGTGTACAGGACAGTT GAGACATATTGCAGATAATTTCTTGCTGGCTCAGGAGTTATTAACTGATATCAAGAAATCAAATCGGGGTGGGAACGTGGTCATCAAGTTAGACATAATGAAAACTTATGATAGAGTCTCGTGGTCTTTTCTCCTACAGGTGCTGTGGCATTTCGGGTTTAGTGAGACTTGGATAGACATGATATGGCGCCTAATCTCGAATGTTTGGTTTTCAGTATTGGTTAATGGAGCTCCACAAGGTTTTTTCAGGTCCTCACGGGGTTTACGACAAGGAGATCCCATTTCAGCGGCCTTATTTGTTATTGGAGTAGAGGTGCTATCTCGAGCCCTAAATTCGTTAGTCACACAGCGGGGCTTCACCCCTTTTAGAGTTCCTCCTCAATGTCCTGTAGTATCGCACTTGGCATTCGccgatgatgtgatcatctttcCCAGTGGTGGGAGGTCTTCTCTAAAATTAGTTAAAAGGGTTCTAGATGATTATAGTGTTGCATCGGGTCAGCGGGTCAATCCCCAGAAAAGCTGTTTTCTGACTCATCCGTGGACTCCATCTCAGAGGGCAGCGGTGGTTGGACAG GTCTACTATGCTGATACATACAATGCGGTGGCGGCTCGGATCCTTTCATGGAAGAATCAGAGTTTGTCAGCTGGGGGTAGGTTGGTGTTGATTAAGAGAGTGTTATCCTCAATGCCAATTCATTTGCTTGCAGCTGCGTCTCCTCTAAAGGGGATTTTATTGGCACTGGAGAAGTTATTCATTAATTTCTTGTGGGGTCATCGGATTCGGGTGACAAATTCCATTGGATGTGATGGGTGGATTTGTGTCGGTCGTGGGAAGAGGAGGGTGTTGGCCTGCGGGGGTTGCAAGAGGTCTTCGACTCTTTTTCCATTAAACTCTGGTGGAAATTTCAGCAAAAACAGTCACTATGGGCAGAGTTTATGTCGAAGAAATATTGTGCAGGGCAGCACCTTTGTCTAG